One window of Nocardia sp. NBC_00508 genomic DNA carries:
- a CDS encoding phosphotransferase family protein, producing MWGMSVAQPADVDPAVVDFAVVGKWMDEQDLPAGEFQDVTALGGGTQNIMLRFTRGGRTYVLRRGPKHLRAKSNDVIRREARLLGALGATEVRAPRVIAACLDESMLGAVFYLMEPIDGFNPQNELPELYASDPEIRRQMGLSAVEAIARLGAVDYEALGLTDYGKPEGFLERQVARWLGELESYSANEGYPGPEIPGVESVGEWLDRNRPAQWTPGILHGDCHLANMMFSFDGPQVAAMVDWEMSTIGDPLLDLGWQIATRPEPGTTIAALVGKLGAVGGLPTPEEMIAHYGQFSDRDLRAMPWYTVLACFKLGIVLEGTHARAFAGKAPKQVGDFLHAITLELFERAHRLME from the coding sequence ATGTGGGGCATGTCTGTTGCGCAACCGGCCGATGTGGACCCCGCGGTCGTCGACTTCGCCGTCGTCGGAAAGTGGATGGATGAGCAGGATCTGCCTGCCGGTGAATTCCAGGACGTGACAGCGCTGGGCGGTGGCACGCAGAACATCATGCTCCGCTTCACCCGCGGCGGCCGGACGTACGTGCTGCGGCGCGGGCCGAAGCATCTGCGGGCCAAGAGCAACGACGTGATCCGGCGCGAGGCCCGGCTGCTCGGCGCGCTGGGCGCCACCGAGGTGCGCGCGCCCCGGGTGATCGCGGCCTGCCTCGACGAATCGATGCTCGGCGCGGTCTTCTACCTGATGGAGCCGATCGACGGTTTCAACCCGCAGAACGAACTGCCCGAGTTGTACGCGAGCGATCCGGAGATTCGCAGGCAGATGGGCCTGTCCGCGGTCGAGGCCATCGCGCGGCTCGGCGCGGTGGACTATGAGGCGCTCGGCTTGACGGATTACGGCAAGCCGGAGGGCTTCCTGGAGCGTCAGGTGGCGCGCTGGCTGGGCGAACTGGAGTCCTACTCGGCCAACGAGGGCTATCCCGGCCCGGAGATTCCCGGGGTGGAATCGGTGGGCGAATGGCTCGATCGCAATCGTCCCGCCCAGTGGACCCCCGGCATCCTGCACGGCGACTGCCATCTGGCGAACATGATGTTCTCCTTCGACGGCCCGCAGGTGGCGGCGATGGTGGACTGGGAGATGTCCACCATCGGCGACCCGCTGCTCGACCTCGGCTGGCAGATCGCCACCCGGCCGGAGCCGGGTACCACCATCGCGGCGCTGGTCGGCAAGCTCGGCGCGGTCGGCGGGCTGCCTACCCCGGAGGAAATGATCGCGCACTACGGGCAGTTCTCCGATCGGGATCTGCGGGCCATGCCGTGGTACACGGTGCTGGCCTGCTTCAAGCTCGGCATCGTCCTGGAGGGCACGCACGCCCGCGCGTTCGCGGGCAAGGCGCCCAAGCAGGTCGGCGACTTCCTGCACGCGATCACGCTGGAGCTGTTCGAGCGGGCGCACCGATTGATGGAGTGA
- the pabB gene encoding aminodeoxychorismate synthase component I produces MHTLLIDNYDSFTYNLYQLISEVNGVEPTVVRNDEAHTVAELDLGRFDNVVVSPGPGRPDVRRDVGISAAVIRETDLPLLGVCLGHQGIVVAAGGVVAEAPAARHGYLDRIEHDDRDLFDGIPQGFTAVRYHSLCALRPLPDDLEVTAVAADGVVMGVRHRTRPQWGVQFHPESIASEFGAALLRNFAKLTATHRVRPVSTGARGSVDAEREIAPESAAVGAPHPAPHAPFEARVPLAPAQFPAAAVGFERPRETPAARMDSARAERQPQRTLRLQQDVIERAIDTESAFVRLYSNSPTAFWLDSEHVEPGMDRFSFLGDASGPLAEVLRYRVGDGEVTVESSDGHRRTVSGGILDFLAAELRTRRVELPDLPFDFVGGYVGYLGYEVKADCGGNAVHRAPTPDAQWIFADRLVVVDHVGGRTHLLALHDTPETARSGADWLRDTRETLETLPTWSNPPALELPPDGDAAAPLLTRGRERYLADIAVCQERLHAGESYEICLTDSATIPAAAADGLDFYRTLRRCNPAPYAAYLRFDDLDIACSSPERFLKINRHRVVESKPIKGTAPRGATAEQDEHLRRELADSPKTRAENLMIVDLLRNDLGRVCEIGSVYVPKLMATEQYATVHQLVSTVRGRLRSGVGVVDCLRACFPGGSMTGAPKLRTLEIIDELETEARGVYSGTIGFLGLGGTADLNIVIRTAVRYDGRWRIGAGGAIVLDSDPADEYREVLLKAAATVRAAADHAHR; encoded by the coding sequence ATGCACACGCTGTTGATCGACAATTACGACTCGTTCACCTACAACCTGTATCAGCTGATCAGCGAGGTGAACGGCGTCGAGCCGACAGTCGTGCGCAATGACGAGGCACACACGGTCGCCGAACTCGATCTGGGACGCTTCGACAACGTGGTCGTCTCACCAGGACCGGGGCGGCCGGACGTACGGCGCGACGTGGGAATCTCCGCGGCGGTGATCCGGGAGACCGACCTACCCCTGCTCGGTGTGTGCCTCGGTCATCAGGGCATCGTGGTGGCGGCGGGTGGCGTGGTCGCCGAGGCTCCCGCCGCCAGACACGGGTACCTCGATCGGATCGAGCACGACGACCGCGATCTGTTCGACGGAATCCCGCAGGGCTTCACCGCCGTGCGCTACCACTCGCTGTGCGCGCTGCGGCCGCTGCCGGACGACCTGGAGGTCACCGCCGTGGCCGCCGACGGCGTCGTCATGGGCGTGCGGCACCGCACCCGACCGCAGTGGGGGGTGCAGTTCCATCCGGAATCGATCGCCAGCGAGTTCGGCGCGGCCCTGCTCCGCAACTTCGCGAAACTCACTGCGACGCATCGGGTTCGGCCGGTCTCCACCGGCGCACGCGGATCGGTCGACGCGGAGCGCGAGATCGCGCCGGAGTCGGCGGCGGTGGGCGCCCCGCACCCCGCGCCACACGCCCCATTCGAGGCACGCGTTCCGCTGGCACCGGCGCAGTTCCCGGCCGCCGCGGTCGGTTTCGAGCGCCCCCGCGAAACACCCGCCGCACGAATGGATTCGGCTCGGGCCGAACGTCAACCACAGCGGACCTTGCGGCTCCAACAGGATGTGATCGAGCGGGCTATCGACACCGAGAGCGCTTTCGTGCGGCTGTACAGCAACTCTCCCACGGCGTTCTGGCTGGACAGCGAGCACGTGGAACCCGGGATGGATCGGTTCTCCTTCCTGGGCGACGCGAGCGGTCCGCTGGCGGAAGTGCTGCGCTACCGCGTGGGCGACGGCGAGGTGACCGTGGAATCGTCCGACGGGCATCGGCGCACCGTTTCCGGCGGAATCCTCGACTTCCTCGCCGCCGAGCTGCGGACGCGTCGGGTCGAACTGCCCGATCTGCCCTTCGATTTCGTCGGCGGATACGTCGGCTACCTCGGCTACGAGGTCAAAGCCGACTGCGGCGGCAACGCGGTTCATCGCGCGCCGACCCCGGACGCGCAGTGGATCTTCGCCGACCGGCTGGTGGTGGTCGACCACGTGGGCGGTCGAACGCATCTGCTCGCCCTGCACGACACACCGGAGACGGCCCGGTCCGGCGCGGACTGGCTGCGCGACACCCGCGAGACCTTGGAAACCCTTCCGACCTGGTCGAATCCACCAGCACTCGAGCTGCCGCCGGACGGCGACGCGGCCGCACCGCTGCTCACCCGCGGCCGGGAGCGCTATCTCGCCGATATCGCGGTCTGCCAGGAGCGACTGCACGCGGGCGAGTCCTACGAGATCTGCCTCACCGACAGCGCGACGATTCCCGCCGCCGCAGCCGACGGTCTGGACTTCTATCGCACACTGCGCCGCTGCAACCCGGCGCCCTATGCCGCCTACCTGCGCTTCGACGACCTCGACATCGCCTGCTCGTCACCGGAGCGCTTCCTGAAGATCAATCGTCACCGCGTGGTGGAGAGCAAGCCGATCAAGGGCACCGCGCCGCGCGGCGCAACGGCCGAGCAGGACGAGCACCTGCGGCGCGAGCTGGCCGACAGCCCGAAGACCAGGGCGGAGAACCTGATGATCGTCGACCTGCTGCGCAACGACCTCGGCCGGGTCTGCGAGATCGGCAGCGTGTACGTGCCGAAGCTGATGGCCACCGAGCAGTACGCGACCGTGCATCAGCTGGTGTCGACCGTGCGTGGAAGGTTGCGGTCGGGAGTCGGCGTCGTCGATTGTCTGCGCGCGTGCTTTCCCGGCGGGTCGATGACCGGCGCACCGAAGCTGCGCACCCTGGAAATCATCGACGAACTGGAAACCGAAGCGCGCGGGGTCTACTCGGGCACCATCGGCTTCCTCGGGCTCGGCGGCACCGCGGACCTGAACATCGTGATCCGCACCGCCGTCCGCTACGACGGCCGCTGGCGGATCGGGGCGGGCGGCGCCATCGTGCTGGACTCGGACCCGGCGGACGAGTACCGCGAGGTGCTGCTCAAGGCGGCCGCCACCGTGCGCGCCGCCGCCGACCACGCGCACCGCTGA
- a CDS encoding TerD family protein, which produces MKVSKGANAAVPTSLLAVVVSWRSEHAVDAHALLLDASGTVRSDRDLVFYNAPRHVSQAVTLDQEPAPRTARLSVSLPRTEADVDRIVVSGSVDEGTFGDIHGLTVAVHAVDGAVVTFDIEDVDAVSALMFGEFYRREGQWRFRAVGQGWSSGLAGLVAEFGVRVNAPSEPARTTHPTNPFRVHRPTSTAQERLSTRHAAGTPLEPTPAGVADRHDPAPARHLAHGSFPAGPPHGNRESVTAPLERPDGSSGVSEDTPVLRVAEEHSDATPGHGERAGTRARPTQPDYSESAGQRTDLLDRAETSAMPRTHTGRPVDLNRYTTETAPPAPPNPEHADWHPDPDNPQRMRWWDGTAWTEDAYLPPPPDGRHCARCGNALRRKLFGGLAPCGRCEPEIEEYLTHWHARAWRVLTTHGPRGPEWAALWASLRYQRIDAGAGRVALRDLAQSYVERLVTFAFADGEVREAELELFEHAVSELALGGPLIEDLRRRMHRGNTLHRLRAGDLPVVRTPGLHLDPEEMVHVDLPATHVRQLARGPKLTEGRLIGSNKKLRFVGDGTGTEMPWSRVVSVHAEQGAVVIAATSARGGATFAVADPDYVAAALEGALRVSKRLVLTPGQRDTRSIPQEVKAQVWQRDGGKCVECGDGHYLEFDHIIPLSRGGATSAANLQILCRSCNRAKGARI; this is translated from the coding sequence ATGAAAGTCAGCAAAGGCGCGAACGCAGCGGTACCGACATCCCTTCTAGCCGTGGTCGTTTCATGGCGATCGGAGCATGCGGTGGACGCGCACGCCTTGCTGCTGGACGCGTCGGGCACGGTTCGCTCGGACCGGGATCTGGTGTTCTACAACGCGCCGCGACACGTCTCCCAGGCGGTCACACTCGATCAGGAACCGGCGCCGCGAACCGCACGGCTGAGCGTCTCACTGCCGCGGACCGAAGCGGACGTCGATCGCATCGTCGTCTCCGGCTCGGTGGACGAGGGAACTTTCGGCGATATTCACGGGTTGACCGTCGCCGTACACGCCGTCGACGGGGCCGTCGTGACGTTCGACATCGAGGACGTGGACGCGGTGTCCGCACTGATGTTCGGCGAGTTCTACCGCCGCGAGGGGCAGTGGCGGTTCCGGGCCGTCGGCCAGGGATGGTCCAGCGGCCTCGCGGGCCTGGTCGCCGAGTTCGGCGTTCGAGTCAACGCTCCGTCCGAGCCCGCCCGCACCACGCACCCTACCAACCCATTCCGTGTGCACCGGCCTACCTCCACTGCGCAGGAACGGCTTTCGACGCGACACGCCGCCGGGACGCCGCTCGAGCCGACACCCGCCGGAGTGGCCGATCGGCACGATCCCGCTCCGGCCCGGCATCTTGCGCACGGATCGTTCCCCGCGGGCCCGCCGCACGGGAACAGAGAATCCGTCACGGCACCACTCGAGCGACCGGATGGGTCGAGCGGCGTCTCGGAAGATACTCCGGTGCTACGGGTCGCCGAGGAGCACAGCGATGCCACCCCGGGACACGGCGAACGGGCCGGAACACGCGCCCGGCCGACGCAGCCGGACTACAGCGAATCCGCGGGGCAGCGCACCGACCTGCTCGACCGCGCGGAGACCTCGGCCATGCCCCGCACGCACACCGGCCGTCCGGTCGATCTGAACCGGTACACGACGGAAACCGCACCGCCTGCTCCCCCGAATCCCGAACACGCCGACTGGCATCCGGATCCGGACAACCCGCAGCGTATGCGCTGGTGGGACGGTACAGCATGGACCGAGGACGCCTACCTGCCACCGCCACCCGACGGTCGGCACTGCGCACGCTGCGGCAACGCACTGCGCCGCAAGCTGTTCGGCGGTCTCGCGCCCTGCGGGCGGTGCGAGCCGGAGATCGAGGAGTACCTCACACATTGGCACGCCCGAGCCTGGCGGGTCCTCACCACGCACGGTCCGCGCGGCCCCGAATGGGCGGCGCTCTGGGCGTCGTTGCGCTATCAGCGCATCGACGCCGGCGCGGGTCGCGTCGCGCTGCGCGATCTGGCGCAAAGCTATGTGGAGCGACTGGTCACCTTCGCCTTCGCCGACGGCGAGGTCAGGGAAGCGGAGCTGGAACTGTTCGAGCACGCGGTCAGCGAACTCGCGCTCGGCGGCCCGCTGATCGAGGACCTGCGCCGGCGAATGCACCGCGGCAACACGCTGCACCGGCTGCGCGCCGGCGATCTGCCGGTGGTTCGCACGCCGGGCCTGCACCTGGACCCCGAGGAGATGGTGCACGTGGATCTGCCCGCGACGCACGTGCGTCAGCTGGCCCGGGGCCCGAAGCTCACCGAAGGCAGGCTGATCGGCAGCAACAAGAAGCTGCGCTTCGTCGGCGACGGCACGGGCACCGAAATGCCGTGGTCGCGCGTCGTCTCCGTGCACGCGGAGCAAGGCGCGGTGGTGATCGCGGCCACTTCCGCGCGCGGCGGCGCGACGTTCGCCGTCGCCGATCCGGACTACGTGGCCGCCGCGCTGGAAGGCGCCCTACGCGTGTCCAAGCGGCTGGTGCTCACCCCGGGGCAGCGCGACACCCGCAGCATCCCGCAGGAGGTGAAGGCGCAGGTGTGGCAGCGCGACGGCGGCAAGTGCGTCGAATGCGGCGACGGGCACTACCTGGAGTTCGACCACATCATCCCGCTCAGCCGCGGCGGCGCGACCAGCGCCGCCAACCTCCAGATCCTGTGC